Proteins from a genomic interval of Panthera uncia isolate 11264 chromosome C1 unlocalized genomic scaffold, Puncia_PCG_1.0 HiC_scaffold_4, whole genome shotgun sequence:
- the CD2 gene encoding T-cell surface antigen CD2: MSLACQIFLLIFVFSIQGAAPANDDIVWGTLGQDINLDIPGFQMINIDDIHWEKGKKKVVRFQISNKPKNPDEKYNVSVNGTLKIKHLMLEDSDTYKVVIYDKDGKNALEKTFQLKIQEKVSTPNIDWNCINKTLVCKISNGTDPELKLYVNGTSIKPVSSKFSTYRFINKRKILVNCTAENKVSKESDVKMITCSEKGLDLYFIIGVCGGSTLFVIFMVLLIFYINKRKKQNSRKNDEELEIRACRLTTKKRGPKPCQVPGSTPQSPAASRPPPPPSHRPQAPGHRPPPPGHRAQNNQQRKAPPPPATQVYQQKGPPLPRPRVQPKAPRGATGNS; the protein is encoded by the exons ATGAGCCTCGCATGTCAAATCTTCCTTCTGATTTTCGTCTTTTCCATCCAAG GTGCAGCTCCTGCAAATGATGATATCGTCTGGGGTACCCTGGGTCAGGACATCAACCTGGACATTCCTGGTTTTCAAATGATTAATATAGATGATATACACtgggaaaaaggcaaaaagaaggtGGTGAGGTTCCAAATTAGCAACAAGCCTAAGAATCCAGATGAAAAATATAATGTGTCAGTGAATGGAACTCTGAAAATTAAACATCTGATGCTAGAAGACAGCGATACCTACAAGGTAGTCATATACGATAAGGATGGAAAGAATGCGTTGGAAAAAACATTTCAGCTGAAGATTCAAG agaaggtCTCAACACCTAACATCGACTGGAATTGTATCAACAAAACCCTGGTCTGTAAGATATCAAATGGAACAGACCCTGAATTAAAACTGTACGTAAATGGGACCAGTATCAAGCCCGTTTCTTCGAAGTTCAGCACATACAGGTTTATAAACAAGCGGAAGATATTAGTCAACTGCACGGCAGAAAACAAAGTCAGCAAGGAAAGCGACGTGAAGATGATCACTTGTTCAG AGAAGGGTCTGGACCTGTATTTCATTATTGGTGTTTGTGGAGGAAGCACCTTGTTCGTCATCTTCATGGTGCTACTCATTTTCTACATCaacaagaggaaaaaacagaacaGTAGGAAGAATG ATGAAGAGCTGGAGATAAGAGCATGCAGACTAACCACGAAGAAAAGGGGCCCGAAGCCCTGCCAGGTGCCAGGCTCGACTCCTCAAAGTCCCGCTGCGTCCCGGCCTCCTCCACCGCCCAGTCATCGGCCCCAGGCCCCGGGTCATCGGCCACCGCCTCCTGGCCACCGGGCCCAGAACAACCAGCAGAGGAAGGCCCCCCCTCCACCAGCCACACAAGTTTATCAGCAGAaaggccctcccctccccaggcctcgaGTTCAACCCAAAGCTCCCCGTGGGGCCACAGGAAACTCATAA